In Plectropomus leopardus isolate mb chromosome 20, YSFRI_Pleo_2.0, whole genome shotgun sequence, one DNA window encodes the following:
- the ndor1 gene encoding NADPH-dependent diflavin oxidoreductase 1, with protein MSKPTLLVLYGSQTGTAQDTAQRIARQAQRRQLQVQVLPLDGYNVASLISEPLVIFVCATTGQGDPPDNMKNFWKFVFKKSLPVGSLSRLDCAVLGLGDSSYPKFNFVAKKLHKRLQQLGASMLLPVGLADDQHDLGSDAAIDPWLTSFWQKVLALYPSLADVIPLREDEPLPPAFTVHFLDEVKEKTDDRLRIPTEQTVPSPSHPFPARLVSNVRVTDPSHFQDVRHIEFDITGSNIKFAAGDVVMMRPRNSAEDVQQFCQLLRLDPEARFTLRATDNTAVPARLPQPCTVRYLVESYLDIAAVPRRSFFELLSTFATNELEKEKLMEFSSAVGQDELHSYCSRPRRTALEVLADFPHTTAELKADYLLDLFPEIQPRSFSIASSLQAHPDRIQILVAVVRYKTKLYKPRRGLCSTWLASLDPAQGDVYVPLWVKKGTMKFPKEKDTPVIMVGPGTGLAPFRSALQERIAEGKHANVLFFGCRSETKDFYFRSEWEEMMKAGQLSLFTAFSRDQEEKVYVQHRVRENAELLWDLIANRGACFYIAGNAKEMPASVCDALKEVFQQEGGVSAEDAEQMLTNMERTGQFQSETWS; from the exons ATGTCAAAGCCCACTCTGCTCGTCCTGTATGGGAGCCAGACCGGCACGGCTCAGGACACGGCCCAGAGGATCGCACGGCAGGCGCAGAGGAGGCAGCTGCAGGTTCAAGTGCTGCCTTTGGATGGCTACAACGTG GCCAGCTTGATCTCAGAGCCTCTGGTTATATTTGTATGTGCCACCACCGGCCAGGGAGACCCTCCAGACAACATGAAG AACTTCTGGAAGTTTGTCTTTAAGAAGTCTCTGCCTGTTGGCTCTCTGAGTCGTTTGGACTGTGCCGTGCTGGGCCTGGGGGATTCCTCTTATCCCAA GTTCAATTTTGTGGCTAAGAAGCTTCATAAGCGCCTTCAGCAGCTTGGGGCCAGTATGCTGTTGCCTGTCGGGCTGGCAGATGATCAACATGACCTTGG GTCGGATGCTGCGATTGACCCGTGGCTCACATCATTTTGGCAGAAAGTGTTGGCTCTGTACCCGTCTCTGGCTGATGTGATCCCCCTGAGGGAGGATGAGCC GCTCCCTCCGGCTTTTACTGTCCACTTCCTGGATGAAGTGAAAGAGAAGACAGATGACAGGCTGAGGATTCCCACGGAGCAGACCGTCCCCTCCCCGTCCCATCCATTTCCTGCCAGACTCGTGTCCAACGTGAGAGTAACGGACCCGTCACACTTCCAGGACGTGAGGCACATCGAGTTTGATATCACTGGATCCAACATCAA GTTTGCTGCTGGTGACGTGGTGATGATGCGCCCACGCAACTCAGCAGAAGACGTGCAACAATTCTGTCAGCTGCTGAGACTGGATCCAGAGGCCAGGTTCACCCTCAGAGCCACAGACAacactgcag TTCCAGCCAGGCTTCCTCAGCCCTGCACTGTGCGCTACCTGGTGGAGAGTTACCTGGACATCGCCGCCGTGCCTCGCCGCTCCTTCTTTGAGCTGCTGTCTACCTTTGCCACCAACGAGCTGGAGAAGGAGAAGCTGATGGAGTTCAGCTCAGCAGTGGGCCAGGACGAGCTGCACAGCTACTGCAGCCGGCCCCGACGCACTGCGCTGGAG GTCCTGGCAGATTTCCCTCACACTACAGCAGAACTCAAAGCAGACTATCTCCTGGATCTGTTCCCTGAGATCCAGCCTCGCTCATTCTCCATCGCCTCCTCTCTGCAG GCTCACCCAGACAGGATTCAGATCCTGGTAGCTGTGGTTCGTTACAAAACCAAGCTGTATAAACCCCGAAGAGGCCTCTGTTCCACCTGGTTAGCCTCCCTGGACCCTGCACAAG GGGATGTGTATGTGCCTCTGTGGGTGAAGAAGGGAACTATGAAGTTCCCTAAAGAGAAGGACACCCCTGTGATCATGGTTGGACCTGGAACAGGACTGGCACCCTTCAGGTCGGCTCTACAAGAGAGGATTGCTGAGGGAAAACACG CCAATGTCCTGTTCTTTGGCTGTCGCTCTGAGACCAAAGACTTCTACTTCAGGTCAGAGTGGGAGGAGATGATGAAGGCGGGACAGCTGAGCCTCTTCACTGCCTTCTCACGAGACCAG gAGGAGAAGGTGTACGTGCAGCACCGTGTGAGGGAGAATGCTGAGCTCCTGTGGGACCTGATCGCCAATAGAGGCGCCTGCTTTTACATCGCTGG tAACGCCAAAGAGATGCCCGCCAGTGTGTGTGACGCCCTGAAGGAGGTGTTTCAGCAGGAGGGAGGCGTGTCCGCAGAGGACGCCGAGCAGATGTTGACCAACATGGAGAGGACGGGTCAGTTCCAGAGTGAGACCTGGTCCTGA